The genomic interval ATTAGTTATGTTTGTAAGAATAACTCAAGAATGGAGTGAGAATGATTCATCGTTGAAATTTTAGATAAACAAAATGACGGTtaaaaacatcatattttaCACGTAAAAGATGACAGTTTAAAAAAGTGATAGTtaaaaacatcatattttaCATGTAAAAAGTGACAGTTCTCTAACTATCGTATTATAGCATAAAAAGTGAAGGTTTTAAACTCACATTAAAATCACCACAATGTACATGGTTTTTTAGTGGAAGTGAAAACAAATGTCATATGAAACAAtactttatcaaaatattatacaaatacccttttaaatcaatatattctattatattttacattaccCACATATCACTAACATAATTAGCAAATACAAGCGTAAACAAACAACTTTAACAATAACATGATcttcaaataaattaacatttttatttgtacaaAAGCAAGATAGAATATAACACACTTCAGGAAACACAATTGTTATGAAATTTAGTAAGTTAATTTCATATCAGTGACCAAAACACAAGAGAGtgaattaacttttaaaataggcCTCTAAACCTTTAAAGTGCCCAAGCATAACTATTTTCACATTTAGATATGAATAACACAAAGGGCGATGAAGAAATTCATCATAATGAATGTCATACCAACAATCTCAAATAAAGACAACAATTTCATTGAATCCAAATATGTTTTGAGCTCTTAGCTGATATATGCCTATGGATTAGTGTTATCAAAATGGGTCACCCGACCCAACCCAgcccaacccaccacgggttggtggattAAATAGGTTGGCTCATTCACTCACttaatttcaagtttttttttttttaaatccaaaaaataattacaattttttttgtaattcaatttaaataatttcactctacaataatgttaaacttcaaagacaattaaaaataaaaaattaacatacaactcaaatATAATCCAAAAGTAAACCCAAAAagcgaataaataagtttataatattgataaattttgtgTCATTTCCATTTATAAGATTAGAGACTTGtatggataaatttataaaattttgctctcttaaacatttttttctttattcccatttacaatataataaaaaaatgttaactaataatattaaaacacaaaataataaataattaaattaaactaggagggttggtgagccaacccggtTTACCGCAGGTTCAACCTAGGTGAGTCGGATTGAAAATTGGCccgtataaaaatatttcattttttttaaatccaactCGGTCCAAACCCATGGTAGACTGAGTTGGGCCACACGAttctaacccattttgacagctctactatGGATATGTGTCTTCTGCACTTCATTGCATGTTCTGTTTTGCTactataacatttatttttttgtttttcaacatACATACATTATATTGTACAATAATTTTATGGTTGCTACAAATTGTTTCAATGTGCTTtttcaatgtcaaaataatacttacaaactttaataaattcGTTGTCATACCATAACTGTGGACTTCTCCTTAAACGTTAACATATCCAAATATGAATGATCTACCAACATATCTTCCCAgttgtgattatgatgtttgtaaATTAACTTCACAACCCATCCTCCACCATTGTTTACTAGTTTTGTTCAAAATCTAAAGGAGTAATCACATTTTCTCATTCCAATATAAGTTGTTTGTACATTTTTATGTATTGACTTGTTCATATTTTTTGCAACCTAACaacatatatgtttatatgtaatTGACAATGACAAATCCAAACTTAAAGACAATTCATTTAACCTATTCCTACAAGTCATCATGTGTGTAACTATGTATAACTTTTTCTCACTTTGaaaacaaatatagaaaaataaaaatgtgtattGCCTTATTTATTGTAAACACATTAGTATAATctctttgaattatttaatcaataattagTTCATAATTGACAATTGACTATCCCTTCCTAATAATCCATAACTAGAAATATATCAACTTCatttaataattgattagaAAGTTGCacttttatcatataaattatgAATAGTACTAAAAAAAGGGGTTACCTAGTCCAACCCGACCCAATCCAGCACAAGTTGGCCACTTAGCGAGTCAACCCAACTCGACTCACTTATTAGTgagtcaaaaaaatttgaatctaGCCCAGCTCACCACGGTTAGTGGGTTAAAGAGGTTTGCTCACTGAGCGACTTAatgacaagttttttttttttttcaattctaaaaaaattatttttttctaattcaaatctaaataatttcaatacaaaatgatgttaaattccaaaacaaaatcaaaaaaataaaaaatataatacaatacaaatacaataaaaaatcatcttaaactctaaatataatccaaaagtaaatatataaaacaaaatttggtgAGTTGGTGAACCAACCCGAGTCACCATGAATTCAACCTGGATGAGCCGACACATCAATGCAAGACAattatttgtcttttttaaatacaatataaaatacaaaagtgaAATTTAGATATAGCTTAAGAcacattgtttaaaatattttagaatttaaaaatataattttaaaatcaacacGCAAAAATACATGTTTCACACTTACTAGTCATAATATCTACATAAtgtgttatataattattaattataattttcaagtGATCCATAGTACTAATAACACGTCTTcccaaataatataatttgaaaattgtaatatatatatatatatatagttacaaATTATACCATTCACAATAATATTGTGTTTTATATCACACCATTTgtaaatacaaaaaatacattataaatcTATTTATTCTATTAcgataaataaaaaacattttatataactCCCAAACTTGtttcaaaatagataaaaaaaactaacactTATGATATGTAATCCACCGTCAAAGAGGGAGAAGCTCTAATTAGTGTACAACAAACAGGGGTACCATGTGtctttttcaaaaaccttgagGATGCATAGGAAAATCATAGGGGTGCAAGAAGAAAGAGGCTACTTCTCCTTAGTCATGGATATTAAACGACATACCAAAACCAAACCTAATCGGGTTCAGTTGCGAACGGTGTCGTTTGCTTCTCCCTATCGTTCGTATTCACTTCGCCATTGACATTGACAACGATTCCAACTACAGACCACTAAAGTGAAAAATTTCTCAGTCACAAAAATTTCTTAACTCCCTTTTTCTCCTTGTCTATATTTCCCTTCGTCTTGTCACTCTGCAAATCCATTTCCCAGGTACACACGGATTCATTCTTACATTTGATTTGAGCGTTTCATTCCCCTAAGTTGGTTGTAGAGAATTGTGGGTTTTCTTCAGAATGTGTTTTTATCTGAAAAAAAACAACATGCTTTCACACTCTTATATTGTTTTGTTGTTATCCCTTTAATTTGTTCTGCTTGGCTGTGAAATCTGTGTGAGGATTAGGAGGTTTCTGAAATGATAAAGTTAAGTTATTACTCACCTCAGAAATGAGCTTGGGAATGCGCATGTCTGATTGTGGTACTATGGTGTGCGGGATGTCCTTCGCGCccccaaaaatatatttttgttttctgatttGCTTTGAAAAAGAATGATGAAATACTCAATTTTTAGGTtagtaatgttttaaaataatagaattacaGTTGATTTATCCGCTGATTTATTTAACTTCCTTTATCTTTTTGGTTgtgaatttaaaagaatatttgttGAATACTGCCATGAAAGTAAGAGTTAGAACTGGTTTGGTACCGTGTCATCAGTGAAGTGGGTTTATAGACAAGATGAAGAAAAGCTTATACTTTTAATCTAACATTTGTTGAGTTCTTTAAAGCAGTAACTAGCCATTTAGCTTTAAGTAGTTTGCTAGAGGTATTCTGAGAAGTGAAAACCTTACTTGAGAGGCTGATTTCTTTCATAtaggttgaaaaaaaattacacaattctAGACTATTACAGGTTTATGGAATTAAACAGTTATATTTTTGTATGCATTTGGTGTATATGCACAAAGCTACAAgctattacaaaattttaagttCAAAATAAAGTTATAGAAAGTCTATTATTTGCTTCAATTTATGTAGTCTTAACATATACAATATGCTAATACTATTATTTTGGCAACGCTTAATAttggaataatatatatttgtctgCCCTTCATTTCTATATTGTCATCTGCTGCAGTTATTGATTTCTTATCCATAACATTGCAGCTTTCATCTTGAATTTGAGACATCAATCTGCGCTGTGCTATTTGGCAAGTTCACACCTATTTTACTTACTGGTTGACATTTTGTGATAGAGATCTCTGTACCACTGCAGATTCTACCATGGATCTTGTCCATTTGAATAATGTTGCTCGAGTAACAACATCCTGATTGAAGAATTCCTTTGACAGGTGGAAATATTAAATGGTTGTTTGGGTTTGaagtttatttttgaaatcaGGAGTTCCTTGCATCGTAAAAACACTTCAAGTGTCCCTGTTTGCTTTCCAAATTGTTCGCAGATGTCAGAAACTGACTTGGCAGTTATTAAACCCGAGGTATGCTTTCTTGTGTATAAgggaatatatatttttgattcAACCATTTAAGGTGTGGCCCAATGTTTCATTTGAGTTGTGCTGCTGCCTGTTTGCTTCTGGTTGATTTGTTAACCTATTCCTTTGACCTTTATTTATCAGCTATCTTCTATATGATTTGTTAATCCATTTCTAATTTTCCTGTAATACTAAATACATTATTGAAATCAATCTATGCTCAATAATTTCAATAGGTTTTGTAACTTAGTTTCTGTAGTCTATATACGGATGTTGTAACGAAGCTTGTaacttgataaaaataattaatacagaGATTGTTTTCTCTTCAATACTTTTTACAAAACATACACGCCCTTTTTATAGTTAACTGCCAATTTTTTCTCTACACAGCTGAATCCCAACACACTCTAGCATTGCATCTGAAACTATATGTTTATTTGATAAGAaattttgattatgtgaatacAAGCTGTCTTTGAGTTTTCAGTTTTAAGAGTTGTTTTAGCATTTGAAATGACTCTGGTGTAATTTTCTCCTCAATCTCGATTCAAAATTGAACAGTGTGTGCATGCATCACCCATCAATTAAATAACAGGGAGTTTCAACGGTGAATCTCTCTttctaaatgttttttaaacCATTAGGTATCTTTGAAAGCATTAGTCTTGTATGTGGCTCATTCAATTCTGTGTGATATCTTCTCTTTGAATTAACTTAGTTTAGACAGATAGTCTCTTAAATAGGTTTTGTATTCCAATTTTCtatgattttttaatgtttagttGTGTACTTTACTTGTCTGGAGAATAAAAAATGGTATTCTTTAGTTTAATCGATTGAAACTTCCATAATAGTGAATCAAAACCTGTCGTTGCATACTTTCTTAAGTTGAGACCAAAACTATTCTGATACctgtttttgtattttcagaTGATGAAGCCTTATGTCTGGCTTCAGACTTCAGATGATTCGATCCAACAAGTGGAACAAGAAATTGCAATGTTTTGTCCACTTATATGTCAAGAAATAATACAAAAAGGCATGGGATCTTCCAAGAACTGTGCAATATGTCTTCCTCAACAAGTCAGTCCTGCCATGTTGAGCTTAATTCTTGATTATTGTCGTTTTCATCAAGTACCAGGCCGGTCAAACAAGGTTTGACTACTTTTTTTTCAAGGCTCTTAGTTATTGTCTTTATACCTGACAAGACAATTCCCAGTCTGAACTATAAATATCAAAAGCGTTTGACTTAGGGATTGTTCTTTTACATAGGAACGTAAATCTTATGATGAGAAATTTGTTAGGATAGACACAGAGAGGCTTTGTGAGTTGACATCTGCTGCAGACAGCCTTCAGTTAAAACCGTTAGTCGATCTAACCAGCCGTGCACTTGCTCGAATAATTGAAGGGAAGACGCCAGAGGAGATACGTGATATATTTCATTTGCCAGATGATCTTACAGAGGTGTCTGGTGCTTGTGAGAACTCTGTATGCCAATTATATCTTTTTggattttctattttcatttctcACACATTCTGTTGACCCAGGAAGAAAAGCTGGAGCCATTGAGAAATATAACTGCTGACCCAAGGATCAGGCTTTTGAACCGTTTGTAtgcaaaaaagagaaaagaactAAAAGAGCGTGAAAGGTTAAAGGTGCCACCAAATTGTTTTTATCTTCAACGCATTTTATGTCATGCTGTCAATGTCACTTGTGGCCCTTATTCCTTGGGTTAAATAAGTTGTTGGTACCTCCAAAATTGGCCCATATCGGAGTGGtgcttcaaaattttcaatgtttttgaGACCCAACTTTTAGTAAATGTGTTAATTTGGTCCTAGCAGTTAGTGTGTTACTTTAGAATCAATGGTGTTAACATGTTAATTTTCGCAATGTCACATGTCAACATACCTGCAAATATTTGATTAAGATGATTGCATCACTGTTAATTTTAAAGTAACAAAGTTGATGTCAGGACCAagttaacatatttattaaatgttaggCATAAAAAACGCTAAAAAAAACTTTGGAAGTACCAAAAACTTGTTTAACCCTATTCCTAAATTAGGTATTTGTGTTTGAACTTTTATTTCAGAACTGTGCTGATCAGTGTTGCCAGTGGTGTATTGCATTAACTGCCATAGTTTTATGAGATTGCATACTATCATTTTTTAAGCAAGGTAGCAATGTTGGAGAAAATGTAAATTTCTTTTGATGAAAGATTTTCATAAATATGAAGAGAAAATTTATGGTTTAAAAACATTAGTGGTCCCTATGACTTTATCTTTAGGTGTTACTCCATCTAATATATCAAACATTGATTGAAGTGGTGCATCTTGCAGGGCAAGTTGTTTTGGCATATTGCTATTAATCTGAACTGTAACCTAACTTTTGAAACTATAGTCCTTAAACTACACTTTCGAAGTATAGGGACTTAAACCAAAACTGAAGTAAGTTATAGGGATAAAAGTTGTATTTAAACCCAAGATTATGAAGAGAAAGGACAATAAACTATCATCATCAACTAAACGTAAAACaatgaagaaaaaaggaaaatctGTGCAGCAATGTTCAAACCACACCACTTGCCTTATCTTGCCCTGTGCCTAGTGCTGTGCCATGAAagcttaaaatttagaaatatttatgtTGCTCTCCAAACAAATTCATAGAAGTGAGCATAGGTTGCTTATTGTGACAAGTTTTGCCTCTACTAAAGCTATGAAAGATGAGTAACATgtcatttgtttcttttatttcaaagatGCCAATCATTGACTACACTGGTGCTTTTGTTcttgcttcaattttttattcctAAATTGTTTGTAGAtaagtttgttttaaataatctGTTTTCTTGTTTCAGAATGTTGAGGTTGAAGAAGAACATGTAGATGATCGTTCAGTTGATGACTTGTTGTCCTTTATCAACGGAAATGATGGAGgtaaattaaacatattaaccATCCTTATCTTTGTCTTCACTTAATGTATTTTGTCTATTGCTTGATTAAATGGATACTTGTCTCATTCCTAATTGGTCTGGACCTCATTGGTTGTAAGAAGGCCCCTCTGAACCATTGGATGTGCTTATGAATTGGTTTGGGCCATTGTCCAACTAGCATACGTTTCTTCATATTGACAATGTAATTCTGAATGGTAGGATGCACAACTAAGTGTTAAGTATGGTGGTTTGTGGTGTACGTAATATGAAGGCATTCTATATTTGAGAATATCCGGGCAGAATTTTTAGATGATAAATTATCACAACTCCAACAAAGTTTATGACAGCCAAGCTGAACTGGTATTGGCAAGAAGACTGCTAATATCTGTCTCCTTTTCTGTATGAGTATGGCTAGCATTTTTTACCCTTCAACTaaatttcatgtaaattgatatAAGAAACACTTAAACATGGCTTCACACTTGACTTCTTAAGTTTATGAAATTGCagtttatattgttttgaaataattttaatcagAAAAACAAATAAGTGAAGTTATCTACTgacaaaattaacttatttctttattggtgtattttttattttcttaatgccAAATTTCATTATGTTGTGAAAGCACACATTTTTGTAACATCATTTAGGACgattattttttatggtttttggtATTTGTAGTTTCTAATTACAttctgaaattattttatgatgcTTTTAGGGAGAAATTGTTTGAGACCTATAgcccttttatatttttcttcagttCCCCTTTTGAATTTCTTACTGGAAGTTAAGAATTTTGTCACAGATCCAAAGGGAGTTAAAActtcaaagaataaaaagaagaatagGAGGAAAAAAGAGCAACAGAAGAATTCTTCTTTGAAGGAGGCATCTGAACTGAACAAGAAGGTTGTTTTCAATGCTCTGCTGTATAGCATACACATCATTAAATCATTTAGCACTATGTCAATTTTGAATGAACAAGGTTATGGTCTCTGCTCACCTAAAAGTTGAAGTGTTTATTTTATTGCCTTACAATAGGAGGTAAATGGTCATGATATCAGACACCAAAGTTCTGAAGCTGAGATAATTAGTGAGACCTCGTATTTACACTGTGCAGAAGATGATGGTTTTACTTCTAAGCCTGagtttgatgatgatgagattGATCCCGctttaaaggaaaaaattgaCAGGTGGGATTATTTTCTCACTGATTGTTTTATActgtattatttcaaaaatctattttatttttatgagagTTATTATTATCCCTGTCATATTTTCTGTTGCTCTTGCAAGTCAATATCTTTTATTCTGCCTAGTCAGCCACATTACTGAATGTCTTATATGAACTATTGCATATACAGAGGACAAGGCTGCAGAATGATTGaactttttccttctcttttttggTTTTCAAGAAATCTAATAGGAAGAAGCTCAATTTAGAAAAGCCTTTTAAGATCTACACCCATACGCCAAAGAAATGAATTGCGTCTATTCATAATTAGCTATTTCAGGGAGAGGGAAGTCAATTGAGAATTCTGTTATGGCTGGGAAATCTGAATTGTGGGAGGAATCATGGAATTGTTAATTGATTGGAGTCTTGAGATCTTCTGATTTGGGTACCATTGCTCTTATTAATCTTtgtattttccttctttttttttttttaatacaaatcaTGCCACACTCAATTAGGAATTCGGAATTATCATAATATTGGTGCTTTCATTTAGGGATTTTGCACCTGGCGTATGCAAACAAGGATGATGTCAAAGACCTgataataaaggaaaatatggGCTAAcaatattataactaataatatCTAACACTgcatatatatttgtttattttttaattgtaggtATTATAGTCATCTATGGCTAAGTGAAGATTGTAATTGAGTTCCTCCACATCAACACATTGAACTTGCTAAATGCTTTAGGAGATTATTTCTCGATATGAATGCAAGAGATGAGTGGATAGAGTTTGTTGACTTATAATATGGAAGAGAATTTTGAGATGATACCGGTTCATTGAGTGATAGGGGTAACATGAATCTAAAAACAAGGTAGCTAGCTCATGGTATCAGTGCTCCAATACTTCAGAATATTGCCCTTTAGTTACTTGCACAACCTTGTTCATCTTCATGCTATGAAAGAAATTAGAGTACTTATTCATTTATCCATTCTCTCAGGAGAGACGAGATGGCATCACATAGAGTGGACGATTTGGTAGTTCAAATTCTTTGAAGGAATACTTCACAATATGAAAAGGAGACAAAATTGTGGGTGGATGTAGGTGGAGACGATTTGGGTTCATTTGATGATTATGCAATTCTTGAAGTTGCTAATTTGTCTTAGATGAACCTAAGCTAGAGGGTGTCTTTCTATGATGACAAAAGGCTGAAATGTCTAAAATGGAAGAGATCCTCTTTTCACATTTTGGATTCTAGACAATGAATTATATCCTTTTCTGTTTTAGGCAACAATGCGTTCAAACTGTTATATTTGACTGGGTTTCTTTTAGATGATTTGGAATgtattaaataattcataatgatgatcaatatgtgtgtgtgcctgtgtgtgcatgtgtatatatatgtaaatgTATACCTGTGCTGCCGTGACCTTCATTTGGGAGATCACAGGTGTTGCTGTGTTGTGTTCATGTCTGTGTGCTTCATAGCTGATTACCCAAACTAATGGACTTCCACTTCGAGGTAAATCTATAAACCAggtctagaaaaaaaaaaaaagtagcagATGCTCTCTCTACCATCCATCACTGAGCTTAATACCATTTCCATTAGTCTGTGTTGAGTTGATTTCCGAAACTAAGAGATGAGGTATAGAACATCCTAGGTTGATTTGCATCTGTAATGAAATACAACCCTATCCAACTTCCATGGTGAACTATGTTTGTTGTGAGGGTTGATTGTTTTTAATGGGTGTTTCATGTTGTCCCCCTTCTTCTGTTTTGATTTCTATGTTAACTAAATTTCATGATTCAGTAACAAGAGGGCAAAGGAATCTATAACAAAGGTGTTGCTTGACTGAGACACGGCTCTTAGtcaattgaaatttcatttgcaGCATGCCTAGCAAACTATTAAGTATGCAAAGTCAGACCCCAAAGGCAGCAATTTTTTGTTCGCCACAACTGTCCCAAGCTATTCCCACAGTACTCTGCCCCCTTCCAGATGGTGTCCTGCATTGGAAATGTGGCCTATAAGTTCCAGTTACCTCCATCAGCTCAAATTCATTCCATATTCCATGTTTCTCAGCTTAAAAAGTCCTTGAGAAGTGGTTTTTGCTGACTGATTTTTGAACCCCAACTACTGGAGATTGGTGAAGTGGAACCTCCCACCCTGAGGCTATCTTAGCAACTAGAGAGATTTGAAGCCATGGATCCAGTGGTGGAATGGCTGATCTTTTGGCGGACCCTGCCAGTGGAGGAAGCATCAAGGGAGCTTGCTACTtccattcaaaataaatttccCACTTTCTGCCTTGAGGACAAGGCAGATTTTAGAAAGGGTGGTAGGAATGGGCCCAATTTGGAGAAGTCTTTTGGAGTTAGAGGAGAAGAATTCTGTTAAAGGGGGCAAATGATTGATTGGAGTCCAAAGATCTCCTGTGAGTTGGGGGAGCTTTGCACCTATTCATCTctgtattttccttttctttttgaataCAAATGATTCCTCCTCTGTTTGGAATTATCATAAGAGAGTGAAACCTATGATTTCTGAACACTATTGGCAATGTTTATGGCACTCTTTATTTACCTTCTATGTTTTTTTGACATTCCATTTTAGTAACCTATGTTCGCGTGGTTGTTACACTAGAGTGCTTTTGAGATGATGATAGGATGAACGCTAAAATTTTATCTGCATCGTATCATTTGATGCAGGGAAGTGGAAGATTTTGCCCGCAGATTAAATTCTGACTGGCCAGAAAGAATGCAAGAACTTTTATCATCAGGGCAAGAACGGAAGACGGTGTTTTTCACTGCAGATGGTTTTATAAGGCGACATGCTTGTATGATTTCACCCTTTGTTACAGTATTTTCTCTTATCCACCATGTTTTTCGAGCTGAGTGCTAAagcattttcctttattttcccTTTGCCCACTTTTATTTAGTACTCTGCATAGAAAATTAggtcatttatatatattttgcgtCTTCAGCTCTCTGTTTCCCTTTCCTTTTGAACCTCAATCTTGTTTCTTTTTGCATATTCTGCATTTTGTGTTAGTGTTGGTGacatgattttagttttatagttttactgttttcaaatgtttattttcttgttcTATATACTTGGTGATGCTTGTTTGTCTGTTAGCTCGTTGTGCTGGGTCTCAATTTTCTTGTTCCATATTCTATCAATTAATAAATGCTtaaatgtttttagttcctaaacTTTGATATGAAATTGGAATTTGACCATATCCCAAACttgatataattttgtttccAAACTTTAAAAGTGAATGTATATAGTCTTTTTAATCCAAATGCATTTTAGggtaatatttgaattgtttacactctTTAACACATTTTAGTTCAAATGTCATTCCGGAACACTTTTTaacaagcaaaaaaaattagcGTGGTTAGGTTAAAAAGTTTGGGAGACAAAAACGAATTTCAATTTCACTGCTAAGTTTAAgaacttaaaacatatttagtcCATTAATAAATCTTGATATCAACTTTTGAGAGTTTAgtagtttttgaatgttttgtttttatttgaattttacttAGAACTCATTGTGTTTGTGAATAGGGTTTTGCTAATGATTaagaaatgaataaataaaaagctTTTTGTTAGGAATCACGGCCGGGATGTATTGCTAAGTGATAcattaaatgttgaaatttcttttaaaaaaatcacttttcaaGATAGTTTCCTtcctttttgaagaaaaagaaaatttactcCAAATTCATTCCTTTTTC from Vigna radiata var. radiata cultivar VC1973A chromosome 9, Vradiata_ver6, whole genome shotgun sequence carries:
- the LOC106774214 gene encoding SKP1-like protein 21 isoform X1; translated protein: MSETDLAVIKPEMMKPYVWLQTSDDSIQQVEQEIAMFCPLICQEIIQKGMGSSKNCAICLPQQVSPAMLSLILDYCRFHQVPGRSNKERKSYDEKFVRIDTERLCELTSAADSLQLKPLVDLTSRALARIIEGKTPEEIRDIFHLPDDLTEEEKLEPLRNITADPRIRLLNRLYAKKRKELKERERLKNVEVEEEHVDDRSVDDLLSFINGNDGDPKGVKTSKNKKKNRRKKEQQKNSSLKEASELNKKEVNGHDIRHQSSEAEIISETSYLHCAEDDGFTSKPEFDDDEIDPALKEKIDREVEDFARRLNSDWPERMQELLSSGQERKTVFFTADGFIRRHACMISPFVTVFSLIHHVFRAEC
- the LOC106774214 gene encoding SKP1-like protein 21 isoform X2, whose product is MSETDLAVIKPEMMKPYVWLQTSDDSIQQVEQEIAMFCPLICQEIIQKGMGSSKNCAICLPQQVSPAMLSLILDYCRFHQVPGRSNKERKSYDEKFVRIDTERLCELTSAADSLQLKPLVDLTSRALARIIEGKTPEEIRDIFHLPDDLTEEEKLEPLRNITADPRIRLLNRLYAKKRKELKERERLKNVEVEEEHVDDRSVDDLLSFINGNDGDPKGVKTSKNKKKNRRKKEQQKNSSLKEASELNKKVVFNALLYSIHIIKSFSTMSILNEQEDDGFTSKPEFDDDEIDPALKEKIDREVEDFARRLNSDWPERMQELLSSGQERKTVFFTADGFIRRHACMISPFVTVFSLIHHVFRAEC
- the LOC106774214 gene encoding SKP1-like protein 21 isoform X3, giving the protein MSETDLAVIKPEMMKPYVWLQTSDDSIQQVEQEIAMFCPLICQEIIQKGMGSSKNCAICLPQQVSPAMLSLILDYCRFHQVPGRSNKERKSYDEKFVRIDTERLCELTSAADSLQLKPLVDLTSRALARIIEGKTPEEIRDIFHLPDDLTEEEKLEPLRNITADPRIRLLNRLYAKKRKELKERERLKNVEVEEEHVDDRSVDDLLSFINGNDGDPKGVKTSKNKKKNRRKKEQQKNSSLKEASELNKKEVNGHDIRHQSSEAEIISETSYLHCAEDDGFTSKPEFDDDEIDPALKEKIDREVEDFARRLNSDWPERMQELLSSGQERKTVFFTADGFIRRHA
- the LOC106774214 gene encoding SKP1-like protein 21 isoform X4; amino-acid sequence: MSETDLAVIKPEMMKPYVWLQTSDDSIQQVEQEIAMFCPLICQEIIQKGMGSSKNCAICLPQQVSPAMLSLILDYCRFHQVPGRSNKERKSYDEKFVRIDTERLCELTSAADSLQLKPLVDLTSRALARIIEGKTPEEIRDIFHLPDDLTEEEKLEPLRNITADPRIRLLNRLYAKKRKELKERERLKNVEVEEEHVDDRSVDDLLSFINGNDGDPKGVKTSKNKKKNRRKKEQQKNSSLKEASELNKKEVNGHDIRHQSSEAEIISETSYLHCAEDDGFTSKPEFDDDEIDPALKEKIDRRDEMASHRVDDLVVQIL